The segment GGTGCGGGAGTTTGCCACGCTTGCTTTCCACTATGTAGGCATTGACTTAGAGTGGCGAGGTGAAGGGCTTCACGAGGAGGGTGTGGATCGTGCCACGGGGCGCGTACTGGTCGCTGTGGACGAGAGCTTCTTCCGTCCCGCTGAGGTAGAGACGCTCCTAGGCGATCCAACGAAGGCACGTCAACACCTAGGGTGGAACCCACGGATGACACCTTTCGAGGAACTAGTCAAACGTATGGTCGAGAGCGATCTAGAGCTATTTGCACAAGAAGAGCGTAAGAAGCTATGAGACAATTGAAACCTGAGAGCCGCATCTATGTGGCTGGACATCGAGGCTTAGTAGGATCGGCAATCCTTCGCCAACTGCAGGCACGGGGCTACCAACAGCTGATCACCCGCACCCATCAAGAGCTAGACTTACTGGACGCAGTGGCGGTAGAGCGCTTCATGCGTGAGGAGCGACCTGACTACATATTTCTCGCAGCAGCGCATGTGGGCGGGATTATGGCCAATCAGACCTATCGTGCCGACTTTATCATGAACAATCTGGGGATACAGCAAAACGTCCTCACCTCTGCGCTGCACAATGGTGTCGAGGGACTGCTCTTCCTCGGTAGTAGCTGCATTTATCCTCGGCTTGCGCCTCAGCCGATGCGTGAGGATGCGCTGCTCACCTCCCCACTGGAGTACACCAACGAGCCGTACGCTATCGCCAAGATCGCAGGGATGAAGATGTGCGAGAGTATGAATCTTCAGTACGGCACGAACTATCTCTCGGTCATGCCGACCAATCTATATGGTTATGGAGACAACTTTGACCTAGTTAATAGTCATGTCCTGCCCGCTATGATCCGTAAGCTACACCTAGCGGGAGCGTTGCTTCGTAGCGACCTGGCAGCACTACGACGGGACGTGGCGCAGCGTCCGCTGGAGGGTTTAACAGAGCAGAGTAGTCTGGCAGAGTTCACGGCAGAGCTAGCACGCTACGGCATCACGCCCACCAGTTTGCAGTTATGGGGCACCGGGTCGGCACTGCGTGAGTTTATGTGGAGCGACGACCTAGCGGAGGCTTGCATAACCATTGCCGAGCGGGTGTCGTTCGCTGAGTTATACCCCGCTGGTGAGCAAGAGATCCGTAACACGCACATCAACATCGGCTCTGGCGAAGAGGTCTCCATCCGTACGCTCGCCACGCTCGTCGCTGAGGCGACGCACTACGAGGGGCGCATTGAGTGGGACGGCACGAAGCCCGACGGCACACCGCGTAAGCTCCTCGACCTGACACGTCTCACCTCCCTCGGCTACACCGCCACCACGCCCCTTGCCGTCGGCATCCCCCAGCTCTACGACTGGTACTGCCAGCACTAACTTTTCCACACAATAAGCTACGCATCTATGTCCGCAATACAGATACTTTGGGTCGATGACGAGATAGATCTTCTGAGACCGCACATCATATTCCTCGAGCAGCACGGCTATCAGGTTACCCCCTGCGTGAGTGGCGCCGATGCCCTCGACTTGCTGCAAGAGCAGGCGTACGACTTAGTTTTCCTCGATGAGCAGATGCCAGGCTTATCGGGACTAGAGACGCTCGCACGCATCGCACCACTCTACCCCTACCTCCCCGTCGTCATGGTCACCAAGAGCGAGGAGGAGCACCTGATGAATGAAGCGATCAGCCGTCAGATAGCCGACTACCTCATCAAGCCGGTCAATCCCCACCAACTCCTCCTCTCGCTCAAGAAAGTACTGCATCGAGAGCAGATCGTCACCGAGGCTACCCAGCAAAACTACATACAAGCCTTCCGTGAATTATCCCTACGAATCAATAGTGCTAGCACCATCGACGAGTGGATGGCTATCTATAAGGAGATCTCTAAGTGGGTCATGCAGGTAGACAACTACCTCCCCGATATGGCGGAGACGCTGCAGTCGCAGCGCGATGAGGCAAATAGACTTTTCGCCAAGTATATCATCAAGGAGTACGAGGGGTGGATACAAAATCCTAAGAGCGCCCCCACGATGAGCCACACGCTGATGCGTGACAAGGTCTTCCCGATGCTAGATCGTGGCGAGCATATCTTCCTAATCCTCATCGACAACTTCCGCTGGGACCAGTGGCTCGCCGTGCAGGAGATGCTGAGCGGACTCTTCACCTTCGACGACGGTATGTACACCGCCATCCTACCCACAGCCACACAGTATGCACGCAATGCGATCTTCTCAGGACTTATGCCCCTAGAGATTGCGAAAACCTTTCCCGAGCTATGGGTCGATGAGGAGAGCGAAGAGGGCAAAAATCTCAACGAAGAGCCTATGATCGCAAGCCTTCTCAAGCGTTACCGCAAGCCTTACAGCTTCGCCTACCGCAAGGTCTACGAGACTTCCTTTGGCGAGCGACTCCTCGCTCAGCTCAACGAGCTAGAGGACAATCAGCTCAATGTCATCGTCCTCAACTTCGTCGATATGCTATCGCACGCTCGTACCGAGAGCAAGATGATCCGCGAGCTAGCCAGCAGCGAGGCCGCTTACCGCTCCCTGACGCAAAGCTGGTTCCGCCACTCGACCACCTATCGGCTCTTCGAGCAGATCGCTCAGATGGGCGCCAAGATCATATTAACGACCGACCATGGCACCGTTCGCGTTCGCAAGCCGGTCAAGATCGTCGGCAATCGCAACACTTCGACCAATCTACGCTATAAGCTAGGGCAAAGTCTCACCTTCGATGCCAAGGAGGCTTATGCACCTCGCAAACCTAAAGATATAGGTCTTCCAGTCAGCCATCTGACAGACGGATACGTCTTCTGCTACGAGCAGAACTTCTTCGCCTATCCCAACAACTATAACTACTACGTCAATTACTACCGTGACACGCTCCAGCACGGGGGTATCTCTATGGAGGAGATGCTCGTGCCTTGTATCACGCTCACGCCTCGTTAATACCATTAACTATATGCGTCTCACACTACAATCCCTTGCCGACCTCCCACGCATAGCCCAGGAGGTACACACACGACTAGCCGACTACCCCGTCATCGCCCTTCAGGGGGATCTAGGAGCGGGCAAGACGACACTCGTTCACCAGCTGTGCCGTCTCGATGGTGCCAGCGAAGAGGAGGTGGTCAATAGCCCCACCTTTGCCATTGTCAACGTCTATACGACTCAGTCCGACGACACCATCTATCATATAGACTGCTATCGTCTGGAGAACCTAGCCGATGCCGACCAGATAGGACTAGCCGAGTATATCCGCTCAGGTGCTCGCTGCTATATCGAGTGGCCCGACGTCATCGCTCCCCTACTCCCCGAGGACACCGCCGTCATCCACATCGAGGCGCAGCCCGACGGCTCCCGCCTCCTGACCCTCCTCACCGAGTAAACTTAATTCCGCAAACAACGATGATGTAGGGACGCAACACATCGGTGCATTCCTACATCATCGTTACACATTGGATTATTTCTTACCCCATTTGGTTCATAGGGAAAAAAGGTCATCGACTATTCCTTGACGAAGACTTTGCGAGTTTCGCCATTGCTCATCTCGATGATATTGATACCTTCGCAAGGTTCGGATAGTTGCTTTCCTGAGATATCAAATCGTCGTATCTCCACAGGCTCAGTCTCTGTGCCGAGCGAAACGATCGTATTGGCATCGTCCCCCTTCTCGCAGATGTTTTTGAAGAGTCGCCACTGACTATGCTCTCTGTAGCGATCCTTAGTGCCGCTGGGCACGTAGAGCGTTGCTGCTGTATAGATAGGCGCATCCTCTTCAGTCTCGAAGGCTTCCGTGTCGCTCGGATCAGTGATATGAGACTCGATAGAGGTCAGCGCCGTGCATCCAGAGAAAGCAAATGAGCCTATCTCAGACGTAGTACTGGGTATGGAGAGCGAGGTCATCGCTGCACACATAAAGAATGCAGAAGTACCTATGGAGGTAACCCCCTCAGGTATGACGATAGAGGTCAGAGAGGAGCACTCTTGAAAAGCGTACTGACCGACACGCTGCAAGCTCGCTGGCAGAGAGAGCGAGGAGAGCGCCGTACACCCAGCACAGAGGTAGTCGCTCACACTGGTAAGTCCCTCTGGCAGGACAAGTTTTTGTAGCTGAGAGCAACCATAGAATGCTCCATCGTCAAGATGGCCCATCTCCTCTGCCAGAGGAACCTCTGTGAGAGATGTACAGCTGAGGAAGGCATACTTACCTAGATTGCGTAGTCCACCCTCTGCATGAATGCTTTGTAGTGCCGTACACCCTGAGAAAGCATAGTCGTACAGTTGCTCTAAGCTACTAGGTAGATTGACCGTTTTGAGTGCCGTACAGTCTAGAAAAGCACTCTCACCGATGCGCTGCACACCCTCAGAGGCCGTTACTTCCGTTAGTGCTGCACATCCAGAGAATGCTCCTTGTGAGACCTCTGTGAGCGTCCCTGGTATGAGGATTTTGGCAAGAGATGTACAATCCTTAAAGGAGTAGATCCCGACATGACTCAATCCTTGAGGCAAGGCCAGCTCTTCGAGTGCTGCACAGCCATACAAGGCATAATCACCTATCTTCGTCACAGACGAGGGTAAGGCCAGAGCAGTGAGGGCAGTACACCCAGCGAACATATAGTCGCCTATCTCCGTAAGCCCCTCGCCTAGGGTCACTGAGGTCAGGCTACCACAGGTAGCACACAGATTGCCCCCGAGATAAGACACGCTCCCAGGTATAGAAATATCTGTCAGATAGATACACTTGCTAAATGCTCCTTCGCATATACTGTCGACCCCTTCGGCTATGGCGACAGACTGGAGGCTGAAGCACTTGGCAAAGGCAGCCTCTCCGATCGTCTCCACGCTCCCTGGCACCGAGACACTCTTCAGTGCGGCACAATCATAGAAGGCATACTCGCCTATACGCCCCACCCCCTCAGTAAGAGTGACAGTCTGTAGATTTTCACAGCAAGAGAATGCGTGCCCCCCGATCATCTCCACGCTCTCTGGGATATCTATCTCAGAGAGTCCGACACAATCTCTAAAAGCATCGA is part of the Porphyromonas asaccharolytica DSM 20707 genome and harbors:
- a CDS encoding GDP-L-fucose synthase family protein, translating into MRQLKPESRIYVAGHRGLVGSAILRQLQARGYQQLITRTHQELDLLDAVAVERFMREERPDYIFLAAAHVGGIMANQTYRADFIMNNLGIQQNVLTSALHNGVEGLLFLGSSCIYPRLAPQPMREDALLTSPLEYTNEPYAIAKIAGMKMCESMNLQYGTNYLSVMPTNLYGYGDNFDLVNSHVLPAMIRKLHLAGALLRSDLAALRRDVAQRPLEGLTEQSSLAEFTAELARYGITPTSLQLWGTGSALREFMWSDDLAEACITIAERVSFAELYPAGEQEIRNTHINIGSGEEVSIRTLATLVAEATHYEGRIEWDGTKPDGTPRKLLDLTRLTSLGYTATTPLAVGIPQLYDWYCQH
- a CDS encoding PglZ domain-containing protein gives rise to the protein MSAIQILWVDDEIDLLRPHIIFLEQHGYQVTPCVSGADALDLLQEQAYDLVFLDEQMPGLSGLETLARIAPLYPYLPVVMVTKSEEEHLMNEAISRQIADYLIKPVNPHQLLLSLKKVLHREQIVTEATQQNYIQAFRELSLRINSASTIDEWMAIYKEISKWVMQVDNYLPDMAETLQSQRDEANRLFAKYIIKEYEGWIQNPKSAPTMSHTLMRDKVFPMLDRGEHIFLILIDNFRWDQWLAVQEMLSGLFTFDDGMYTAILPTATQYARNAIFSGLMPLEIAKTFPELWVDEESEEGKNLNEEPMIASLLKRYRKPYSFAYRKVYETSFGERLLAQLNELEDNQLNVIVLNFVDMLSHARTESKMIRELASSEAAYRSLTQSWFRHSTTYRLFEQIAQMGAKIILTTDHGTVRVRKPVKIVGNRNTSTNLRYKLGQSLTFDAKEAYAPRKPKDIGLPVSHLTDGYVFCYEQNFFAYPNNYNYYVNYYRDTLQHGGISMEEMLVPCITLTPR
- the tsaE gene encoding tRNA (adenosine(37)-N6)-threonylcarbamoyltransferase complex ATPase subunit type 1 TsaE; translation: MRLTLQSLADLPRIAQEVHTRLADYPVIALQGDLGAGKTTLVHQLCRLDGASEEEVVNSPTFAIVNVYTTQSDDTIYHIDCYRLENLADADQIGLAEYIRSGARCYIEWPDVIAPLLPEDTAVIHIEAQPDGSRLLTLLTE
- a CDS encoding leucine-rich repeat domain-containing protein, with protein sequence MKDHYIKKTLWSLCLISSIGLSAQTFNLDGIAYEVNSATEHTVSVVKNSEGYTGSVVIPATVSHEGDAYTVTAIDYEAFYGCSKLKAVTLPVGLKQIGVDAFRDCVGLSEIDIPESVEMIGGHAFSCCENLQTVTLTEGVGRIGEYAFYDCAALKSVSVPGSVETIGEAAFAKCFSLQSVAIAEGVDSICEGAFSKCIYLTDISIPGSVSYLGGNLCATCGSLTSVTLGEGLTEIGDYMFAGCTALTALALPSSVTKIGDYALYGCAALEELALPQGLSHVGIYSFKDCTSLAKILIPGTLTEVSQGAFSGCAALTEVTASEGVQRIGESAFLDCTALKTVNLPSSLEQLYDYAFSGCTALQSIHAEGGLRNLGKYAFLSCTSLTEVPLAEEMGHLDDGAFYGCSQLQKLVLPEGLTSVSDYLCAGCTALSSLSLPASLQRVGQYAFQECSSLTSIVIPEGVTSIGTSAFFMCAAMTSLSIPSTTSEIGSFAFSGCTALTSIESHITDPSDTEAFETEEDAPIYTAATLYVPSGTKDRYREHSQWRLFKNICEKGDDANTIVSLGTETEPVEIRRFDISGKQLSEPCEGINIIEMSNGETRKVFVKE